One window of Flavobacteriales bacterium genomic DNA carries:
- a CDS encoding OmpA family protein, which produces MKKLLVSLLMVTTSAFAQNTVDLSVYFDKNSDVPHMPEMAMLNDIAQHPNSDELRFSVVGFTDSKGSEEYNRQLAKRRTKAVVNHLLLSGIMPYNIIFEYEGEVCDDGATDEASLAKNRRVDIHISNVGKLEDEGFAGMYDESVFDRPLPTVNPDAEKFSINADEGSCIETASGTLIDIPPMAFMDAYGRPISGEVEIEYEEFNDPFAIFLSGITMKYKGNGKVEDFESAGMFSLTASQRNRPVELRPDRSVSLDFASVSTDDDFDFFFLDPNSGEWNDVGKAALREDEANVVYAMNSMSPAVMHYIGLTDFMSPSTARRMTLEDQFQNMQYMNGRPIASYYRFLRNGDQREKRKFRSGWNKQAGFKFKMKLAKLKEHPNTLLFSIDKRKRFTQNPELRLFNGRLWEYAGALSREQLRAQFHRRKFHNMRIRYEAGSETAILELKDLDSIVSVPVKKVAVADPSLDIRQRMWGEFSPTYEKMRLKSQTRQFDTRYKIYQRSLARQERQLQREADRFDKKSQREYVRSLKGAWKESKYQMHDGEKMMSFSSWNTYCENLTDEVEAFQARQQMSKSVIRSLQLDRMGIYNCDRIKLLNDPQKVEPRFVMGDGKAIYWEKAYAIHDNFNGVIEFWSRGKGPITIDPAQLEMILVIDFSGRTYRLNEAEVIAMNRGKVAHRIMHVTEFDHTPESLDDLRESLSMVRQ; this is translated from the coding sequence ATGAAAAAGTTGCTTGTCTCTCTGCTGATGGTCACCACGTCTGCTTTTGCGCAGAACACGGTCGATCTTTCTGTTTACTTCGATAAGAACAGCGATGTGCCGCACATGCCCGAAATGGCGATGCTCAATGACATTGCGCAGCATCCCAACTCGGACGAGCTGCGCTTTTCGGTGGTCGGATTTACCGACTCCAAAGGCTCGGAGGAATACAACCGCCAGTTGGCCAAGCGCAGGACCAAGGCCGTGGTGAACCATCTGCTGCTTTCGGGAATCATGCCATACAACATCATTTTCGAGTACGAAGGAGAAGTGTGTGACGATGGCGCTACGGATGAGGCGAGTTTGGCCAAGAACAGACGCGTGGACATCCACATCAGCAACGTGGGCAAGTTGGAGGATGAGGGCTTCGCTGGCATGTATGATGAATCGGTGTTCGATAGGCCGCTGCCAACGGTCAATCCCGATGCGGAGAAGTTCAGCATCAATGCCGATGAGGGTTCGTGTATTGAAACCGCCAGCGGTACGCTGATCGACATTCCGCCCATGGCGTTTATGGATGCTTACGGACGGCCGATAAGCGGTGAGGTGGAAATTGAGTACGAGGAGTTCAACGACCCGTTTGCGATTTTCCTCAGCGGCATAACTATGAAGTACAAGGGAAACGGCAAGGTGGAGGATTTTGAATCGGCTGGAATGTTCAGTCTCACGGCATCGCAGCGCAATCGCCCTGTGGAGTTGCGTCCCGACCGCTCTGTCAGCCTCGATTTTGCTTCGGTAAGCACCGATGATGATTTCGATTTCTTCTTCCTCGACCCCAATTCTGGGGAATGGAATGACGTTGGGAAAGCCGCTCTGCGCGAGGATGAGGCGAATGTCGTTTACGCCATGAATTCCATGTCGCCTGCGGTGATGCATTACATCGGTCTGACCGATTTTATGTCGCCATCAACTGCACGGAGGATGACGCTTGAAGACCAATTTCAGAACATGCAGTACATGAACGGCCGACCCATTGCCAGCTACTACCGTTTTCTGCGCAATGGCGATCAGCGCGAGAAGCGGAAGTTCCGATCGGGCTGGAACAAGCAGGCGGGATTCAAATTCAAAATGAAATTGGCCAAACTGAAGGAACATCCCAATACCCTTCTTTTCAGCATTGATAAGCGCAAACGTTTTACGCAAAATCCGGAACTCCGCCTGTTCAATGGCCGCCTGTGGGAGTATGCCGGTGCTCTTTCGCGTGAGCAGTTGAGAGCACAATTTCATCGCAGAAAGTTCCACAACATGCGAATTCGGTACGAAGCGGGTTCTGAAACTGCCATCCTCGAACTAAAGGATCTCGATTCTATCGTTTCGGTCCCGGTCAAGAAGGTGGCGGTTGCCGATCCATCGCTCGACATCCGCCAACGGATGTGGGGCGAATTCTCTCCCACTTACGAGAAAATGCGCCTTAAAAGCCAGACGCGGCAATTCGACACGCGTTATAAGATCTACCAGCGTTCGCTTGCCAGACAGGAGAGACAGTTGCAGCGAGAGGCCGACCGTTTCGATAAAAAGTCTCAGCGCGAATATGTCCGCAGCCTGAAAGGCGCGTGGAAGGAAAGCAAATATCAGATGCACGATGGCGAGAAGATGATGAGTTTCTCCTCGTGGAACACCTACTGCGAGAACCTGACCGATGAGGTGGAAGCATTTCAGGCGCGACAACAAATGAGCAAGTCCGTCATTCGAAGCCTGCAGCTTGACAGGATGGGAATCTACAACTGCGACCGCATCAAACTGCTCAACGACCCGCAGAAGGTTGAACCACGGTTTGTGATGGGCGATGGCAAGGCGATCTACTGGGAAAAGGCCTACGCCATCCACGACAATTTCAATGGCGTGATCGAGTTTTGGAGCAGGGGAAAAGGTCCCATCACCATCGATCCCGCCCAGCTCGAAATGATCCTGGTGATCGATTTCTCAGGGCGCACCTATCGCCTCAACGAGGCCGAAGTGATTGCCATGAACCGTGGCAAGGTGGCACATAGGATCATGCACGTGACCGAGTTCGACCACACGCCCGAATCATTAGATGACCTGCGGGAGTCTTTGAGTATGGTACGGCAGTGA
- a CDS encoding helix-turn-helix domain-containing protein, which translates to MKTYDQIERPSKAVQESAMESYSALEAILGELNAQDEQVEIEIEETQEKIKIPLMALKMLAHILKVTGEGQPISIVPIATEITTQAAAEIIGCSRPHLVKLLEEGEIPFTKVGKHRRIKYEDVMGYKKKMKEKQRNLLIDLMRSDEESGLYDS; encoded by the coding sequence ATGAAAACGTATGATCAAATAGAACGCCCATCCAAAGCCGTGCAAGAATCTGCCATGGAATCTTACAGCGCGCTGGAAGCAATTCTTGGAGAGTTGAATGCGCAGGATGAACAAGTGGAAATTGAAATCGAGGAAACACAGGAGAAGATTAAAATTCCCTTGATGGCTTTGAAAATGCTTGCACACATCCTAAAGGTGACGGGCGAAGGCCAACCGATTTCAATCGTTCCTATCGCAACCGAAATAACCACGCAAGCTGCTGCCGAAATAATCGGTTGTTCACGACCGCACTTGGTGAAACTGCTCGAAGAAGGCGAAATTCCTTTCACAAAGGTTGGCAAGCATCGCAGAATCAAATACGAAGATGTGATGGGTTACAAGAAGAAGATGAAGGAGAAGCAGCGGAATCTGCTGATCGACCTTATGAGATCGGACGAAGAATCGGGTCTGTATGATTCATAG
- the dnaG gene encoding DNA primase translates to MIPQETIAQIFETARVEEVVGDFVHLKKKGANLWGNCPFHNEKTPSFSVSPAKGIYKCFGCGEGGNSVNFIMKHEQMTYPEALRYLAKKYNIEIEEEEQTPEQMAEQNERESLYLVLAFSQRTFTSNLLKTEEGQAIGLSYFKERGFSQETIEKFDLGYCFDRYDAFGNKALEEQYNKKYLIDSGLCLERDGKLLDRFKGRVMFPIHNLSGRVIAFGGRTLRSDKKVAKYINSPETDVYHKSKIVYGIYQAKAEIIKQDNCFMVEGYTDVISLHQAGIHNVVASSGTSLTVEQIRLIKRYTNNLTIMYDGDDAGIKASFRGIDLVLEEGMNVRTVLFPDGEDPDSYSKKLDEVEFSEFIAQNQKDFIQFKAQLLAEEAKGDPIKTAGLIKDIISSIALIPDPITRNLYIRECSTIMDMDEEVLMMELNRSRRKNWSEKQRKADLDAGREPTPAVEEMPAFTRKSNQELKKRDADFQERDIIRILMLYSEKNIEFDVWDEDEEKVIDREEVNVVDFVITELVEDEITFDNPLYDTVFKEIASMLEKEQIPTEQHFINHPNPEISALAVNFFAQPHTVSERWKEHNVFVTREEDVLKRSILSSLNVLKLRKLEKMINETRELMKKAEEEQLLLLMEKLNRQLAVRKVLAKEIGSTVLK, encoded by the coding sequence TTGATTCCGCAGGAGACCATAGCGCAGATATTCGAGACCGCCCGTGTAGAGGAGGTTGTGGGCGATTTTGTGCACCTGAAAAAGAAGGGCGCCAATCTGTGGGGCAATTGCCCTTTCCATAACGAGAAAACGCCTTCGTTCAGCGTGTCGCCCGCCAAGGGGATTTACAAGTGTTTCGGTTGTGGCGAAGGAGGAAACTCCGTCAATTTCATCATGAAACACGAGCAGATGACCTACCCAGAGGCGCTGCGATATTTGGCCAAGAAGTACAACATTGAGATTGAGGAGGAAGAACAGACACCCGAACAGATGGCCGAGCAGAATGAGCGCGAAAGCCTCTATCTGGTTTTGGCGTTCTCGCAGCGTACGTTCACTTCCAACCTACTTAAAACAGAGGAAGGACAGGCTATCGGACTGAGCTACTTCAAAGAGCGTGGGTTCTCACAGGAAACCATCGAAAAATTCGACCTCGGTTATTGTTTCGACCGCTACGATGCGTTCGGCAACAAGGCGCTGGAAGAGCAGTACAACAAGAAATACCTCATCGATTCCGGGCTTTGCTTGGAGCGTGATGGCAAGCTGCTCGACCGATTCAAAGGCCGTGTCATGTTCCCGATTCACAATCTTTCGGGGCGTGTGATCGCGTTCGGTGGCCGCACGCTGCGCAGCGATAAGAAGGTTGCCAAGTACATCAACAGTCCCGAAACGGACGTGTACCACAAGAGCAAGATCGTTTACGGCATCTATCAGGCCAAGGCCGAGATCATCAAGCAGGACAACTGTTTCATGGTGGAAGGCTACACCGATGTGATCTCGCTGCATCAGGCGGGCATCCACAACGTGGTGGCCAGTTCCGGGACCAGTCTCACCGTGGAGCAGATCCGCCTCATTAAACGCTACACGAACAACCTCACCATCATGTACGATGGCGATGACGCGGGTATCAAAGCGTCATTCCGCGGAATCGACCTTGTGCTGGAAGAAGGCATGAACGTGCGCACGGTGCTTTTCCCCGATGGCGAAGACCCCGATTCGTACAGCAAGAAGCTGGATGAGGTGGAATTCAGCGAATTCATTGCGCAGAACCAGAAGGATTTCATTCAGTTCAAGGCGCAACTGCTGGCCGAAGAGGCCAAAGGCGACCCGATAAAAACGGCTGGGCTCATCAAGGACATCATCAGTTCCATTGCGCTCATCCCCGACCCCATTACGCGCAATCTCTACATCCGCGAGTGCAGCACCATCATGGACATGGACGAGGAAGTGCTGATGATGGAATTGAACCGTTCGCGCAGAAAGAATTGGAGCGAAAAACAGCGCAAGGCCGATCTGGATGCAGGTCGCGAACCAACGCCTGCGGTGGAGGAAATGCCTGCGTTCACGCGCAAATCCAATCAGGAACTGAAGAAGCGCGATGCGGATTTTCAGGAGCGCGACATCATCCGCATTCTGATGCTTTACAGCGAGAAGAACATTGAGTTTGATGTGTGGGATGAGGACGAGGAAAAGGTGATCGACCGCGAGGAAGTGAACGTGGTGGATTTTGTGATCACCGAGTTGGTGGAGGATGAAATTACGTTCGACAATCCGCTGTACGACACCGTTTTCAAGGAGATTGCCAGCATGTTGGAAAAGGAACAAATACCAACGGAACAGCATTTCATCAACCACCCGAACCCCGAAATTTCTGCCTTGGCGGTGAACTTCTTTGCTCAACCGCATACCGTCAGCGAACGGTGGAAAGAGCACAACGTTTTCGTAACCCGCGAAGAAGACGTGCTGAAGCGCTCCATCCTTTCATCACTCAACGTGCTGAAGCTGCGCAAGCTCGAAAAGATGATCAACGAGACCCGCGAACTGATGAAGAAAGCGGAAGAGGAACAACTGCTCCTACTCATGGAAAAACTGAACCGTCAGTTGGCGGTCAGAAAGGTGTTGGCCAAGGAGATCGGTTCAACGGTTTTGAAGTGA
- a CDS encoding DedA family protein codes for MDWPSLLHAIQQFLIDWGYWGIILAGFLSGTIIPLSSEAVLVVLLSQGLDPGKLFLLATVSNWIGGMTTFWIGHLGKLEWIEKYFRVTHKQLLEWESKVEKYGAYFAILGWLPLLGNAIVLALGYFRAREWPSAWWLLVGKTVRYAIIIWLMN; via the coding sequence ATGGACTGGCCCAGTCTCTTACATGCAATTCAGCAGTTCCTCATTGACTGGGGATATTGGGGGATAATCCTGGCAGGGTTTCTTTCCGGTACCATCATTCCGCTATCATCGGAAGCTGTTCTGGTGGTACTTCTCAGCCAAGGTTTGGATCCGGGAAAATTGTTTCTGCTTGCCACGGTCAGTAATTGGATTGGTGGCATGACCACTTTCTGGATCGGGCATCTCGGCAAATTGGAATGGATCGAGAAGTATTTCCGTGTAACGCACAAGCAATTGCTTGAATGGGAATCGAAAGTGGAGAAGTACGGAGCTTATTTCGCCATTTTGGGTTGGCTTCCGCTTTTGGGTAATGCGATCGTACTTGCATTGGGGTATTTTCGCGCCAGAGAATGGCCAAGCGCGTGGTGGCTGCTTGTCGGAAAAACAGTCCGCTACGCGATCATCATTTGGTTGATGAACTAG
- a CDS encoding CoA transferase, producing the protein MHAIKIRHFGICAFMVFYFHTMNQPLRGYRILDFTKLLPGPLATLWMAQQGAEVIKVESPTSPDSVRWMPPTKDDGNSVFYHALNAGKKSVSVDYRSDSGREAILKLVETSDVVIEQFRPGVLEAFGLGFKALKKRNPKIILVSITGYGQTGEMAAKPGHDINYLSYSGVLDGLRNGNGNPVIPKAQLADVAGGSMMALNATVTALLHRERSGEGQHVDVAMAKNASVLQMLRIAEEKETGNYEDYLSGKLASYNVYRCADGKHVALGALEPKFWQKLCNLIGHSEWGARLMEPELKQEVADLFASQPQQFWTGKLENEDVCLSPVLSVQEAMNHPLFADSFPTVFGSAQLSPAPKLGADNDEQTS; encoded by the coding sequence ATGCATGCGATCAAAATAAGACATTTTGGAATTTGTGCTTTCATGGTTTTCTATTTTCACACCATGAACCAACCACTTCGCGGCTACCGCATTCTCGATTTCACCAAACTGCTGCCAGGTCCGTTGGCCACACTTTGGATGGCACAGCAAGGCGCGGAGGTCATCAAGGTCGAGTCACCCACTTCGCCAGATTCCGTCCGTTGGATGCCACCAACCAAAGATGATGGGAACTCGGTTTTCTATCATGCCTTGAATGCTGGCAAGAAGAGTGTTTCGGTCGATTACCGTTCAGATAGTGGGAGAGAGGCCATCCTCAAATTGGTGGAAACGTCAGATGTCGTCATCGAGCAATTCAGGCCTGGTGTTCTGGAGGCTTTCGGACTTGGTTTCAAAGCGTTGAAAAAGCGTAATCCAAAGATCATCCTTGTTTCCATCACAGGTTACGGACAAACGGGTGAAATGGCTGCCAAACCAGGGCACGACATCAACTACCTGAGTTATTCTGGTGTGTTGGATGGGCTACGCAATGGCAATGGAAATCCCGTCATTCCTAAAGCACAATTGGCCGATGTGGCGGGTGGTAGCATGATGGCGTTGAATGCAACCGTTACAGCTCTTCTTCACAGAGAAAGATCAGGCGAAGGCCAACACGTGGATGTGGCCATGGCCAAGAACGCTTCAGTCCTGCAAATGCTTCGTATTGCAGAAGAAAAAGAAACAGGCAACTATGAAGATTACCTGTCAGGGAAACTCGCTTCATACAACGTTTATCGCTGCGCAGATGGAAAGCATGTGGCTTTGGGCGCTCTGGAACCCAAATTCTGGCAGAAACTCTGCAATCTGATCGGCCATTCCGAGTGGGGCGCACGCCTCATGGAACCCGAATTGAAACAGGAAGTAGCAGACCTTTTTGCATCTCAACCGCAGCAATTCTGGACAGGCAAATTGGAGAACGAAGATGTTTGTCTATCACCCGTTCTTTCAGTTCAAGAAGCCATGAATCATCCACTTTTCGCGGATAGTTTTCCTACGGTTTTCGGTTCAGCGCAGCTTTCGCCAGCCCCGAAACTAGGAGCGGATAATGATGAACAGACCTCCTAA
- a CDS encoding leucine--tRNA ligase, translating into MQYHPEKIEKKWQQYWVENKTFRAENDSPKPKFYVLDMFPYPSGAGLHVGHPLGYIASDVYARYKRLKGFNVLHPMGYDSFGLPAEQYAIQTGTHPAITTVKNIDTFRRQMDNIGFSFDWDREVRTSDPSYYKWTQWIFLQLFDAWYDNATDKARPIADLVAEFGKNGNATVNAHGDETEAFTADDWNSWDEAKQQTILLNYRIAYLSEAFVNWCPALGTVLANDEVKDGVSERGGYPVERKLMKQWSMRITAYSQRLLDGLEDLDWSESLKEQQRNWIGRSEGASIKFYLSPDPSPKERGDAPGYVTVDPMLYGVLKDKAKWMKDNPTQAENALWQLLKGDKTGYHFRRQHIIDKYIPDFVCLSKMLIVEVDGKIHDYTQDDDAMRTARLEELGYKVLRFKNEEIFGDTDRVLAAITAELKQRPNISNSPSSGGGQGEVIEVFTTRPDTIFGVTFMTLAPEHELVAQITTPEQKGEIEAYIQKAKAKSERERMADVKTVSGAFTGAYAEHPFTGEPIPIWIGDYVLAGYGTGAVMAVPSGDQRDWNFATHFNIPIIPVVEPPANSPSLGGGQGEVGAYEGKDGTLINSDFLNGMKVKDAIRAAIAKLEEKGIGKGKINYRQRDAVFGRQRYWGEPIPIHYKDGVPYPINKLPLELPEVEKYLPTEAGDPPLGNAENWNWDPEKEAIVPNGEGYPIELSTMPGWAGSSWYYLRYMDPKNDNEFCSQEAIKYWGNVDYYAGGAEHATGHLLYVRFWTKFLKDLGYLPFDEPAKKLVNQGMIQGVSQKMFKKYDGTSIENGYLSTEISFYGASSLGGDINEFFYSASNVFKLRKLHPEVAQTSRTIMPSGINIPISCVDSQGRVDLQALVEKWPHYSNAIFACEEGLWWNNKFLDYRRIPLEKIQTLNRISDYQPCTSPVTFTTYSEVEKMSKSKYNVVAPVKVEKDEPDGIVEQYGADTLRLYEMFLGPLEDAKPWNTNGIEGVYRFLKKFWNLFYDGDTFSVSDEEPNKKELKALHATIKKVQEDIERLSFNTCVSQFMICVNELTDLKCNKRAILEPLTVVISTYAPHICEELWSEEKLGHTKSITFAEYPAFNESYLVEDSISYPISFNGKTRLNLELPATMGKEEVEQYVLANEEVQQRLEGATPKKIIVVPGRIVNIVV; encoded by the coding sequence ATGCAGTATCATCCGGAGAAGATCGAGAAGAAGTGGCAGCAATATTGGGTCGAGAACAAGACGTTCCGTGCAGAGAACGACTCGCCCAAGCCGAAGTTTTACGTGCTGGACATGTTCCCGTATCCTTCGGGTGCGGGGCTGCACGTGGGGCATCCGCTGGGCTACATTGCTTCGGATGTGTATGCGCGCTACAAGCGCTTGAAGGGCTTCAATGTGCTGCATCCAATGGGTTATGATTCATTCGGGTTGCCTGCCGAGCAGTACGCGATTCAGACGGGCACACACCCTGCCATTACCACGGTGAAGAACATCGATACGTTCCGCAGGCAGATGGATAACATCGGGTTCAGTTTCGATTGGGACCGTGAGGTGCGGACTTCCGACCCATCGTACTACAAATGGACGCAGTGGATCTTTCTGCAATTGTTTGATGCATGGTACGATAACGCTACAGACAAGGCACGACCGATCGCAGACCTTGTGGCCGAGTTCGGCAAGAACGGCAACGCCACGGTAAATGCGCATGGCGATGAGACAGAAGCGTTTACTGCCGATGATTGGAACAGTTGGGATGAGGCGAAGCAGCAGACCATCCTTCTGAATTACCGCATTGCGTATTTGAGCGAAGCGTTCGTAAACTGGTGTCCTGCATTGGGAACCGTTTTGGCGAATGATGAAGTGAAAGATGGTGTCTCGGAACGTGGCGGTTATCCCGTAGAGCGAAAGCTGATGAAGCAGTGGAGCATGCGCATCACGGCTTATTCGCAGCGTTTGTTGGATGGTTTGGAAGACCTTGATTGGAGCGAAAGTTTGAAGGAGCAGCAGCGCAATTGGATAGGAAGAAGTGAAGGTGCTTCGATCAAATTCTACCTCTCCCCCGACCCCTCTCCAAAGGAAAGGGGTGACGCGCCCGGATACGTTACCGTAGACCCGATGCTTTATGGGGTCCTAAAGGACAAGGCCAAATGGATGAAGGACAATCCAACGCAAGCGGAAAATGCGTTGTGGCAATTGCTGAAAGGAGATAAAACGGGGTATCATTTCAGACGACAACACATTATCGACAAGTACATTCCAGATTTTGTCTGTCTCAGCAAAATGCTGATTGTGGAAGTGGACGGAAAAATCCACGATTACACGCAGGATGATGACGCCATGCGGACAGCACGGCTGGAAGAACTCGGATACAAGGTGCTGCGATTCAAAAACGAAGAAATTTTTGGTGATACAGACAGGGTTTTAGCCGCCATCACGGCTGAATTGAAACAGCGGCCTAATATCTCGAATTCCCCCTCCTCAGGAGGGGGTCAGGGGGAGGTAATCGAGGTGTTTACGACCCGACCTGATACCATTTTCGGGGTGACGTTCATGACGCTGGCACCTGAACATGAGTTGGTGGCGCAGATCACAACTCCAGAACAGAAAGGCGAAATTGAAGCGTACATCCAAAAGGCGAAAGCCAAGTCGGAGCGCGAGCGGATGGCCGATGTGAAGACCGTTTCGGGAGCTTTCACAGGTGCTTATGCCGAACATCCGTTCACAGGCGAGCCGATTCCAATCTGGATTGGAGATTACGTGTTGGCCGGTTACGGAACGGGCGCGGTTATGGCCGTACCAAGTGGCGACCAGCGCGACTGGAATTTCGCAACACATTTCAACATTCCCATCATTCCTGTGGTTGAACCACCTGCGAATTCCCCCTCCTTGGGAGGGGGTCAGGGGGAGGTCGGTGCCTATGAAGGCAAAGACGGAACTCTCATCAACTCCGATTTCCTGAACGGAATGAAGGTGAAAGACGCTATCCGTGCAGCCATCGCGAAGCTGGAAGAAAAAGGAATTGGCAAGGGCAAGATCAACTACCGTCAACGCGATGCCGTGTTCGGTCGTCAGCGCTATTGGGGTGAACCGATTCCGATCCACTACAAGGATGGTGTGCCCTATCCGATCAACAAGTTGCCGCTGGAATTGCCGGAAGTGGAAAAATACCTCCCCACCGAGGCTGGCGACCCACCATTGGGCAATGCCGAAAACTGGAATTGGGACCCAGAAAAAGAAGCGATTGTTCCGAATGGAGAAGGTTACCCGATTGAACTCAGCACCATGCCAGGTTGGGCGGGAAGTAGCTGGTATTACCTCCGATACATGGATCCGAAAAACGACAACGAATTCTGTAGCCAAGAGGCCATCAAATACTGGGGCAATGTGGATTACTACGCGGGCGGTGCTGAGCACGCCACGGGTCACTTGCTGTACGTGCGTTTCTGGACCAAATTCCTGAAAGACCTTGGCTATCTACCGTTTGATGAACCTGCTAAGAAGTTGGTGAATCAAGGGATGATTCAGGGGGTTTCTCAAAAAATGTTCAAAAAGTATGATGGAACAAGTATTGAGAACGGATACCTATCTACTGAAATCAGTTTCTATGGAGCAAGCAGCTTGGGTGGGGATATCAATGAATTCTTCTATAGTGCATCAAACGTATTCAAACTAAGAAAGCTACATCCAGAGGTCGCTCAAACATCTCGCACTATCATGCCTTCTGGTATTAACATACCTATTTCTTGCGTTGATTCTCAGGGTCGAGTTGACTTGCAGGCGCTAGTTGAGAAGTGGCCGCACTATTCCAATGCCATATTTGCTTGTGAGGAAGGACTGTGGTGGAACAATAAATTTCTGGATTATCGAAGAATTCCATTGGAAAAGATTCAGACCTTGAATCGAATCTCGGATTATCAACCATGTACTTCACCAGTGACGTTTACGACTTATTCCGAAGTCGAGAAAATGTCTAAGTCGAAATACAATGTGGTTGCTCCAGTAAAGGTTGAAAAAGATGAACCTGACGGGATTGTTGAACAATACGGAGCCGACACGCTTCGCCTGTACGAAATGTTCCTTGGGCCATTGGAAGATGCCAAGCCGTGGAACACCAACGGCATTGAGGGCGTGTACCGTTTCCTCAAGAAATTCTGGAACCTGTTTTACGATGGCGACACCTTCAGCGTTAGCGATGAGGAACCAAACAAGAAGGAACTGAAAGCGCTGCACGCCACCATCAAAAAGGTGCAGGAAGACATCGAGCGGTTGTCGTTCAACACGTGCGTCAGCCAGTTTATGATCTGCGTAAACGAACTCACCGACCTCAAGTGCAACAAACGCGCAATCTTGGAGCCATTGACGGTTGTCATTTCCACTTACGCACCGCACATTTGTGAGGAGTTGTGGAGTGAAGAAAAACTCGGTCACACCAAGAGCATCACGTTTGCGGAATATCCAGCCTTTAACGAAAGCTATTTGGTAGAAGACAGCATTTCGTACCCGATCAGCTTCAACGGCAAAACACGCTTGAACTTAGAGCTTCCCGCTACCATGGGAAAGGAAGAAGTGGAGCAGTACGTCCTCGCCAACGAGGAAGTGCAGCAGCGTTTGGAAGGAGCTACTCCGAAGAAGATAATTGTGGTTCCAGGAAGGATTGTGAATATCGTTGTCTAA
- a CDS encoding alpha/beta fold hydrolase, whose amino-acid sequence MKKRYIFLLIFIGIHIPLAIWYFNSPMSVANDEDTYDFFEDKGLTCTIGHDSIFGHPLRWVEVSTLKDDSLPIVIFTHGAPGAANNFFQFLDDTSLLKHARLISIDRLGYSPDDQGNAEVSIQRQSEALGKVLSHYPYPYVIAVGHSYGGPITANYVLDHPEKVKAAVLLAPALNPDEEKDFAIVKFTEWKATRWAVPPFFMVAAAEKKAHESELRKMLPKWKTVRTPFIHVHGTDDDIVPYSNIEFSNRMMPDSLLTIVTIDGGSHMTPWEDEELVRNIILNSLE is encoded by the coding sequence GTGAAAAAGCGCTACATCTTTCTGCTCATCTTCATCGGAATTCACATTCCGCTTGCCATCTGGTACTTCAACAGTCCGATGTCGGTGGCAAATGATGAAGACACGTATGATTTCTTCGAAGACAAGGGTCTGACATGCACCATCGGCCACGACAGCATTTTCGGTCATCCGCTGCGGTGGGTTGAGGTATCGACCTTGAAGGACGACTCGTTACCGATCGTCATCTTCACGCACGGAGCTCCAGGTGCTGCCAACAATTTCTTCCAGTTTTTGGATGATACTTCGCTGCTGAAACACGCACGATTGATCTCCATCGACCGTTTGGGCTACAGTCCTGATGATCAGGGAAATGCTGAGGTTTCCATTCAGCGACAGAGCGAGGCATTGGGAAAAGTGCTGTCGCATTATCCGTATCCGTACGTGATTGCGGTCGGGCATTCGTATGGCGGGCCGATAACCGCAAACTACGTGCTTGACCATCCCGAAAAAGTGAAAGCGGCCGTTCTGCTTGCCCCCGCTTTGAATCCCGATGAAGAGAAGGATTTCGCCATCGTCAAATTCACCGAATGGAAGGCCACGCGATGGGCGGTCCCTCCTTTTTTCATGGTAGCTGCCGCTGAGAAAAAAGCACACGAATCTGAGCTCAGAAAAATGCTCCCAAAATGGAAGACGGTCCGAACGCCATTCATACACGTTCATGGAACGGATGATGACATTGTGCCTTATTCCAATATTGAATTTTCGAATCGTATGATGCCAGATTCACTCTTAACGATCGTGACAATTGATGGAGGCAGCCACATGACACCTTGGGAAGATGAGGAGTTGGTGAGGAACATAATCCTGAATAGTCTGGAATGA